The Pseudodesulfovibrio senegalensis genome contains the following window.
CCTTTGGACGGAAAACCTTCGAAATGGTGGCGCAGATCTTCATGGAGCAGTTCATTGTCCGTGAGCATCTGGCGAAATTCCTGGCGTTCCTCATGGTTTGGCAGCTTGCCGAATATGAGCAGCCATGCTGTTTCGATGAACGAGCCGTGCTTGTCGGCGATTTCCTCGATGGGATAGCCCCGGTAGTGCAGGGCACCTTCCTCGCCGTTGACATATGTTATGGCGCTGGAGCACGAACCGGTGTTAGCATATCCTGGATCATAGGTGATGTGGCCGGTTTCGTTGCGGAGTTTGGTGATGTCGATGGCGTGTTCGTTTTCGGTACCCACCATTACCGGCAGTTCATAGGTGGTTCCGTCGAGGATCAGGTAGGCGGTTTTGGTTGTGGCGTCGGCCTGTTTTTTCAGCATGAAGAGTCCTCATTGGTAAACGGTTGCGGACGCAGTACGTCCGGGGGCGCGAATGAATGCCGCTATGGGATGTAGGTTCGGCCCAAAAGGATGAAGTGAACCGCATTGCGTGCCCGGAAAGGGGCATCTGCAAATGGATAAGTCTGGTGTGTGATGCTTGAGAATATATACTCGGATGAGGATTGATTGTCCAGTCAAAAACGTCTGTCCTTGACGTTTTTGTGAAAATATCAACCGTTTCCGGGCGCTTGTCAGCCGAATAATATTCGGTGTGTGGTCAGGGTCAGGACATGGACGGCATGAATGTGTATCGTGACAGTGTGGTCGAGTGAACCATTACAAGCAGGATGAATGGGTATGACTGAACATGTGAGCCGAAGAGGGTTCCTCAAGGTATTGGGGCTTGGTGGCGCAGGACTTTTTCTGCCCGGTACGGTGGAGGCGGCGCAACGTGGCGAGGAGCTTGCCACTCTGCTGGATATTTCGAGGTGTGTCGGGTGCGGCGAATGTGTGTATGCCTGCCGCGAATCCAACGGCCACAAGTATCCCCGGCCGGAAAAGCCGTTTCCGCCCATGTACCCAAAGCGGGTCAAGGTGTCGGACTGGTCTGACCGGCAGGACGTGGACGATCGGCTGACCCCGTACAACTGGCTGTTTATCCAGAACGCGGAAGTGGAACACGAGGGCGAGGTGCATGACCTGAACATTCCCCGCCGCTGCATGCATTGCCAGAATCCTCCCTGCGCCAACCTGTGCCCGTGGGGCGCATGTTCCCGAGAAGAGAACGGCATCGTGCGTATCAACGACGACATCTGTCTTGGCGGCTCCAAGTGCAAGAGCGTCTGCCCGTGGGACATTCCGCAACGCCAGACCGGGGTCGGGTTGTACAAGAAGCTTTTGCCGCGTTTTGCAGGCAACGGCGTCATGTACAAGTGCGACCGCTGTTTCGAGCGCGTGGCCCAGGGCGAGCTCCCTGCGTGCATCGAAGTTTGTCCGGAAGGCGTCCAGACCATCGGCCCGAGGGACGCCATCGTGAAAAAGGCCCATGAGCTGGCTGAATCCATGAACGGGTTCATTTACGGCGAGCATGAAAACGGCGGGACCAATACCCTGTATGTGTCTCCGGTTCCCTTCGACAAACTGGACAAGGCCGTGGAAAAGGGACCGGGAAGGCCCGGTCTGGAACTGGTGCCGGACATGATGAACGATGAGGAAAATCTGGCCATGGCCGCTGTGCTGGCACCGGTGGCCGGTCTTGCGGCCGGTGTTCTGGGGCTGGGCGCGGCGTTGACCAAGGAGGATGACGATGCAGAATAAGACTCCGGTTTCCGCATGGTTCACGCGCGTCTTTGTTGTCTGCGCTTCGTTGCTGGCCGTTTCCGGGCTGGCCCAGATGCCCATATTCAAGCGCTACTATGTGGCGGACATTCCGGGGTTGGGCTGGCTTGCGGATTTCTATTTCACGCACAAGATGCATTACGTGCTGGCGGCCCTGCTGTTGGCTCTGTTGGCACAGGTGCTTGTGCTCTGGTTCACTCGTTGGCGGCATGTCCTGCGGATGACTCCGGGCGGGGTTGTGCGGGCCGGACTGCTGGCCGGGATCGTGCTGACCGGCATAATGCGCATGATCAAGAACCAGCCGGGCATGTCGTTTTCGCCGGAGTTGACCATGGTGGTGGATTGGACCCATCTCGGGCTGGTCTTGTTGCTGGGCATGGTGTCGCTGGCCTTGGCATTGCTGCGGCGGCGGGCCTATACCGTGTATCGGAAATGACGGGATGCATGATTGCGCACCGGGCATAAATGTGCTGGACTGCCTGTTTCAATGGCAAGGAGAAAACATGCAGACCATAGAGTGGAGCGATTTCGAGAAGGTGGAGTTGCGCACCGGCACTATTGTGCGTGTCGAGGAGTTTCCCGAAGCCCGCAAACCGGCCTACAAGTTGTGGGTCGATTTCGGCGAGGAGATCGGGGTGCTCAAGTCCAGCGCACAGATAACCGATTTGTATTCTTTTGAAGAGTTGCAAGGCAAACAGGTCGTGGGCGTGGTCAACTTTCCGCCGCGCCAGATCGGCCCGGTGCGTTCGCAATGCCTTGTGACCGGCTTTGCGGACAAGGGCGGCGTGGTGCTGGCCGTGCCGGACCGCGCGGTCCCCAACGGACTCAAGTTGTGCTGAGTTTTACAACAGGGAAGGGCCGCAGACGCGGCCCTTTTTTTTAGTTTTTGGGTTGCAGTCCGTCGCCGGGCTGCATGATGCGGCCGGTGAGCGTCGTTTCATAGCCGCCCAGCTCCTTGATGCGGTCCTGGGTGGCATCCATGCCGATGCATTCCCGCAGGGCCGCAATGCGCGGGTCATCCATGAATCGGGTCGGAATGACCAGATCATAGCGTTCCCGCGCCAGCGGAACAAAGTCCAGCCCCAGCGCCGTGGCCGCGGCCCGGATGCCAAGGCCGCAGTCCGCGGCTCCGGTGCGCACGTTGACCGCCACGGCCATGTGCGTGAATTCCTCCTGATCATAGCCACGTACCGTGCGTGGATTGATTGTGGCCTCGGTCAGGTGATGGTCCAGCAGAATGCGCGTTCCCGCACCGCGCTGGCGGTTGATGAAACGCACGTCTTCGCGGGCAAGGTCCGCAACGGACCGGATACCTTTGGGGTTTCCAGGAGCGACCATGAGGCCCTGATGCCGTATGGCCAGATTGACCACGGTCAGGTCCATGTTCTTGAGATACCGGGTGATGAACGGGAAATTGAAGTCGCCGGATTCAGGATCGAACAGGTGGCAGCCCGCAAACAGGGCCGATTCTGCCTTGAGCGCGTTCAGCCCGCCCATGCTGCCCACATGCCCGGAAACCAGCCGCACCGGACACGGACGCCCCATGAGTTCGTTGGCCAGCAGGTCCAGCGTGTTGTCGTGGCTGCCCACGTGCATGAGCACGGAGTCCAGTTGCCGGGGATGGGTCAAGAGCCGTGCGCGCACGGTTTCGCCCTGGTCGATGCCCTCGCGGTCCGCGGGAATCACGGTCGTTGCCTGTGCCTTGATCATGGACGTCAGCAGCCCGGCGCCGCGTCCGAGCGGAGTCGCCACGATCCGTTCCCCGACGCGGCCCACGGCCAGCCGGAGCATTTCGGCCATGCCCGGACGCGACGGCACCTTGGTGGTCAGGGTCACATCCACTTCATGGGCGGCAGGAACCGGCTTGCGGGCCAGCCATGCGGCCAGCGGGGCGATCAGTTCGTCAAAGCAGACCACGGCGCTGACCGGGTAGCCCGGTGCGCCAACCAACAATCTGCCTGGATGGCCGGAGCGTTCGTCCGTGACCGCCAGCAGGGACGGCTTGCCCGGCATCACGGCTATGCCGTGAACCAGCACCTGTCCCAGTTCCTCGAATACGGGCCGCGTGAAATCCTTGCTGCCTGCCGAGGAACCCGCGCCTACCACGACCACGTGGCTGCCGCTGTCCAGAGCCTTTCGCACCGCATCGGTCAGCGCGTCCTTGCGGTCGGGGATCGTGGGCACGCTCTCGGCGTCCATGCCCATTCCGCGTGCGGAGGCCAGAAAGACCTGTGAATTGGATTCGATGACCTGACCCGGCTTTGGGGCAGGGCGGTCGCGGAAGTCCAGCACCTCGTCCCCGGTGGGGATGAACGTGGTCCGCACGTTTTCGTGCACCTCGACTTCGAATATGCCGGCGGAAAGCAGCGCGCCCACGTCATAGGGGGAAAGCTCGGTGTTCTGCGGGATGAGCAGTTCCGTGGCCACGATGTCTTCGCCGATGCGGCGCACGTGTTGCCACGGTGCGGCAGGCGCGTCGATGCTCACCGTGTCTGCGTCCTGCTCCACCACGTTCTCGACCATGATGACCGTATTGAATCCTTGCGGAAGCGGATTGCCCGTATTTACCGGGAGGTAATCCTTTTCCCTGCAAAGCGTCAGGGGCTGGTCTTCGCGGGCCGCAAAAGTATCCTGTGCCCGCACGGCAATGCCGTCCATGGCCGCGGCGTGAAACGTGGGTGACGAGCAACGGGCAAAGACCGGTGCCGCCGTGACCCGGCCGCACGCCTGCTGGCTCGGTACGGTTTCGGTGTGCATGAGCCGGTCGCGGTCAATGGCCTGCATGGCGGCCTGCACCGCTTGGTCCGGAGGGACTGTCTTGAGGTATATATTCCTTGTATTCATGGTGGTTGCCGGATTATTGCTGGAATTCTCCATTTTCATATATCAGTACGGTGCTGCCGTCCTTCAGGGTCGCGGTCACGGTCTTGGGTTCGGTATTCACCAGATCCCAGTGCAGGGCCGAGTCATTGAATCCCAGTTCCTGTTTTTTGGCTTCATCCAATGCGTTTTGGTCCCCGGCATAGGTGTCGGCATAGGAGGCGCCCACGGCCACGTGGCAGTTGCCGTATTCGCCGCCGAAGTTTTCATCGAACAGGGTGTTGGCCATGAAACGGTCGATTTGCGAAAAGCGCCGGTCCGTAAGGGAAAATTCCCCGAGGCGGCAGGCGCCTTCGTCCATGGCCAGTTGCTTGCGCACGAATTCGGCTCCTTCCTTGGCGTCGGATTCGACCACCTTGCCGTTTTCGAATTGCAGGCGCACGCCTTCCACGTAGTTGCCGGAGCGGAAGGATGGCTGGTCCGCGTAGTAGGTTCCGGTGGTGCCGCGCCAGTCCGGGGAGAGGAAAATCTCGAAGCTGGGGATGTTGTGGCCGGAAACGCCGAGCCAGCGGCGGTCCTTGCCCGGGGTCACGGTCAGGTCCATGCTCTCGGAAGTGAGGTGCAGGGTCTCGACGTCCAGCCCGTTGAGCCAGCTTTTGACTTTTTCGGCCTCGTTGAAAATGGACACCCAGCGTTCAAAGGGCTTGTCTTCGTTCAAGAAGCAGGCCTTGACCACCTGTTGTTTGAATTCCTCGATGCTCATGCCCGCGGCTTCTGCGTATGCCTTGGTGGGGTATACGCACAGGGTCCAGCCGAAGTCGCCGGAGATTTCGCGTTTTTCCATGATGTCTCGCAGGAATTTGCGGGCCACGGCGGCCTGTCCGATGCGCGCCGGGTTGACCTCCTTGAGGTGGGTGAGGGAGGAAGGCGCAATGAGCGAGATCAGGCCGTTGAGGTTCTGCATGAGTTCTTCGTCGCCCGGGGCGACCACGGTGAGCTGGTCGTCGTTTGCCTTGCCATAAAAGCCTTTTTCCATGGTGGTGCTCATGTTCAACCGCATGACCGGGTTGATCTTTTTCTCCAGCAGGAGTTCGAACACTGCTTCGGCAAGGGGCAGTGCTTCAAGGTCGAAGCGAACCAGAACGAAGTCACCGGGTTCAAAGGATTTCGTGCGGGCGGTTTCCAGCCCCCACCAAAGAGTTTCCGCATACTTTTTCAATTCTTCGTTGCTGAACATATGATTGTGATTCCTGCGTTTTGGGTTGTGTGTGAAATCATTGAGTACAGGAATGTAATCGACATGGCCGCGGAGCACAACCGCACCATGTCCGGGGCGTTTTTTTACGGTAGTGGTTGTCTGGCGCAATCCTGTCTTGACACGCTCATTTCATGAAGATATCAGCAGTCGAAGCCCGGCTCTGCCGGGTCCCTGGTAATGTCTTGATTGTTGTTGCGCTGTCTGGCGGGTGATGCTACATCCTGCCAAGCAGCTTACCGGACCGGAAGTCCCGGGATTCGGTGAAAATAAAACAAATCTGGAGGATACAATGGGCTACACAATCACCATTGATGTTGAAAAGTGTGTGGGCGACGGCGAATGTGTTGATGTTTGTCCCGTCGAAGTTTACGAACTGCAGGACGGCAAGGCTGTTGCCGTGAACGAAGACGAATGTCTCGGTTGTGAATCCTGCGTTGAAGTTTGTGAGCAGGATGCCATCGAAATCGAAGAGAACTAGTTTCGATATTCCATGCATGTCCGGAAGTGGTAAACCCGCTTCCGGACATTTTTCATTACCCTGTCGATTCCGTTTCGAATCAGGCCAGTTGTCCGCCCCGTCAGGGCGGTTTTTTTTAGATGCCTGCAGACACCGTGTTCGAAATTGTTTTTCGGGTTGACGAACGGTAATGGGGACTTATCTATTGGGGCATCGCGGGTGGCTGGTGGAGGCGTAAAGTCCCGGGACGTTCAAGGAGCAAATAATGGCATTGGATTTTACTGAATATTTCAAAAAATATGAAGAACTTGTTGCAGAGGTGGATAATCTTTTCGCCCGGTTCGAGAAGGATTTTCCCGACAAGGTGAAATGTGAAAAGGGTTGTTGCGACTGCTGTTACGCGCTGTTTGACCTTTCGCTGGTCGAATCGCTGTATATCAACCATCATTTCACCAAGACATTCAGCGGCATGGGCCGTACCGGCATCATGGACGCCTCGGACAAGTACGACAGGCAGGTTTTCAAGCTCAAGCGCAAGCTGTTCAAATCCAGCCAGAAGGGGCTTACTCCGCAGGAAGTCATGGAGGAAGTGGCCCGAACACGAATTCGCTGCCCCTTGTTGGGCGAAGGCGATCTGTGCGTCATGTACGACAAACGTCCGCTGACCTGTCGCCTGTACGGTGTGCCCACGGCCATTGCCGGCCAGGGACACACCTGTGCCAAGTCCGGCTTTGTGGCCGGGGAGAAATATCCCACGGTGCAGATGGACGCACTGCATGACCGCCTGCTGGCCATCAGCCAGGAGATCGCGGACAGCATCAGCACCCGCTATGCCCAGTTGGGCGATATGCTCATGCCCGTGTCCACAGCCCTCATGACCGAGTTTTCGGATTCGTTTCTGGGTGTGCGGACCGGAACACCCAAGCAGGCGCCGCAGGCCGAACAGCCCGAGTCTGTTGCCCCGGCTTCTTCGGCCCCGGCTTCCGAGGCGTGCGCATCATGCACCGAAGACAAGTCCAAGTGCCAGACCTGCTCCGAAAATTCGTTCAGCGTCGTTCTGGGCGGCAAGGGCGACGGCAAGGAATAATGGTCATGGAAGACAAGCTGACGTTCACGCAGATGGAAGAACAGAAACGGGTTATCTATGAAAAGATGAATCCGCGCAGGCGAAAGTTCGTGGACCGCATGGGGTACGACAAGTGGGACCCGTTCGCCAAGCCGTTCGACCCCATTGATATTCGTACCGATGCCACCGGGCATACCGCTCACGAGTTGACCCGCCTGTTCATGAAGAGCATGGAAGCCCAGCCTAATGACGAGTATCTTGAAGCGGTCAATGAATTCAACGTCATGCTGGTCATGAATTTTGAAAAGGTGAGGCCCCTGTACGAGTATTGCCTGTGGTATCAGAAGCTGTGCAGGGAACGGGGCGTGGAGCCTTAACCAAACAAGGGATTTGACATGGAACAATTTGACAACATCGAAGACTATATCGCCGACCTCAAGCAGAAGCTCGACAAGAGCCCGACGTGTGCAAACACCATGTACAACCTGGGTGTGGCGTACCTTTCCAAGCGGGAATTCATGGATGCCGAGCGCTATTTCCTCGACGCCGTGGCCAATTCCCCGAGCATGGCCGAGGCTTACGTGCAGCTGGGCGGGATCGCCATGCAGCGCGAAGATCTTGAGGGCTGCCTGAACTACAATGTGCAGGCATCCAAGGCCCGCCCGTTCTTTGCGGTGCCCTGGGGCAACATCGGCTTTGTCCAGTTGCAGCTGGGCGAGACCGAAAAGGCCCTGCAGAGCCTGAAACGCGCTATCAAGTACGACCCCAATTTCGCGCAGGCCCTGGCCACCATGGGCAGTGCGTATATTGCGATTGGCGACTACGAAGAAGCCGAAAAGGTGTTGCAGAAGGCCGTGGACCTGCAGCCCATGTTCGGCCCGGCCTGGAATAATCTGGCCATTGTCGCTGCAAACAAGGAAGATTGGTCCAAGGCCGCGGAATTTGCTGCCAAGGCCAAGGAGTCCCGTTTCGACGTGCCGGAAGATTTTCTCAAGGAAATCGAAGCCAACACGTAGCGGTCGCCGGACCGTTTCTTTCCGGCGAAAGGAGGCGTCATGTCTCGATTCCGCAGGACCAAGAAGGATGTTCGTGTCATTCTGGCCGCATCTGATTGGCGGCAACGCCTTGCCGAGCTGGAGCAATGGGAGCCGGGCAGCCTCGTTGCCCCGTTGTTTTCCCTTCGGCTGGACGCGGACGAAGATGTCCGTTGGCGAACCGTCGTGGCCTTCGGCCTTGTGGCCGGGCGCATTGCCGAAGCCAATATGGAAAAGGCCCGTGTGCTCATGCGTACGTTCATGTGGCACATGAACGAGGAGTCTGGAAATCTGGGCTGGGGTATCCCCGAGGCCATGGCCGAAGCCATGGTCAACAATGCCCGGATTGCGGATGAGTTCTCGTCCATTCTCGCGTCGTATATTTATTGTGACAGTGAATGCGACGGAAACTATCTCGATCATCCCGACCTCAGGCGCGGCGTGTTCTGGGGGCTGGGAAGACTGGCCTCGGTCCGGCCTGAGCTGGTGGCTCCGTCCGTCCGGTTTCTGAGAGCCGGGCTCGAGGATGAAGACGCCCACAACCGCGGCCTGGCCGCGCGGGCACTGGGGATCCTCCGGGATGAAGAGGCCGCGGAGCCGCTGCAGTCCCTGTTGCAGGATGCCTCATCCGTGCGCGTATTTCAGGATGATGCGATGCGGGAGACCACGGTGGCTGTTATGGCCCGGGAGGCCATGGACGCCATTGGCGTGGCCCCGGAATAAAAAAAACTGAAAAAAGTGATGCGAAGCCGCTTGACAACGTGGCGAGGTCAATATAGAAATTCGTCCTCGTCGCGGCAATGCGGCGAACTGAAGGCGCGTAGCTCAGGGGGAGAGCACTTGCTTGACACGCAAGGGGTCAGCAGTTCAAATCTGCTCGTGCCTACCAGATAATCCCCGGAAGGGAGGCCCAGGGGCCTCCCTTCTTTTGCTTTGAACCCAAACGCCTCGCAGGAGATGTCGCCATGCAGATAGAAGTGGCTGGTAAGCGGGTTGATGTTGAAGACGGTTCGCCGTGTGGCGACGTCCTCAAAGAAGGGCTGTCCAAGAAGCAGTTCAAGAAGGTCGTGGTCGCCAAATGTGGCGAGACCATGCTCGACCTTACCGCGCCCGTGCCCACTACCTGCGAGACTCTGGAGCCGATCTTCGCCGATTCGCCCGAGGGTCTCGACATCATTCGTCACTCCACGGCGCACCTCATGGCCGAGGCGGTCAAGAAGCTGTTTCCGTCCGCCAAGGTTACCATCGGCCCGTCCGTTGAAAACGGCTTCTATTACGATTTTGATTTCGAGCGTCCGTTCACGCCCGAGGACCTGGAGGCCATTGAAAAGGAAATGGCCAGCTCCGTTGGCGCGGACAAGCCGTTTTCCTGCCGCACCATGAGCGCGGACGAGGCCCGTTCGTTTTTTGTGGAGCAGGGCGAGGACTACAAGCTGGAACTCATCGACGACCTCGGTGAGGACAAATATTCCATATATACGCACGGCGATTTCGCGGACCTGTGCCGCGGACCCCATGTTGCGCGCACGGGGATGCTCAAGGCCTTCAAGCTGTTGAGCGTGGCCGGTGCCTATTGGCG
Protein-coding sequences here:
- a CDS encoding tetratricopeptide repeat protein; this translates as MEQFDNIEDYIADLKQKLDKSPTCANTMYNLGVAYLSKREFMDAERYFLDAVANSPSMAEAYVQLGGIAMQREDLEGCLNYNVQASKARPFFAVPWGNIGFVQLQLGETEKALQSLKRAIKYDPNFAQALATMGSAYIAIGDYEEAEKVLQKAVDLQPMFGPAWNNLAIVAANKEDWSKAAEFAAKAKESRFDVPEDFLKEIEANT
- a CDS encoding YkgJ family cysteine cluster protein, whose amino-acid sequence is MALDFTEYFKKYEELVAEVDNLFARFEKDFPDKVKCEKGCCDCCYALFDLSLVESLYINHHFTKTFSGMGRTGIMDASDKYDRQVFKLKRKLFKSSQKGLTPQEVMEEVARTRIRCPLLGEGDLCVMYDKRPLTCRLYGVPTAIAGQGHTCAKSGFVAGEKYPTVQMDALHDRLLAISQEIADSISTRYAQLGDMLMPVSTALMTEFSDSFLGVRTGTPKQAPQAEQPESVAPASSAPASEACASCTEDKSKCQTCSENSFSVVLGGKGDGKE
- a CDS encoding ferredoxin, which codes for MGYTITIDVEKCVGDGECVDVCPVEVYELQDGKAVAVNEDECLGCESCVEVCEQDAIEIEEN
- a CDS encoding molybdopterin biosynthesis protein, with amino-acid sequence MNTRNIYLKTVPPDQAVQAAMQAIDRDRLMHTETVPSQQACGRVTAAPVFARCSSPTFHAAAMDGIAVRAQDTFAAREDQPLTLCREKDYLPVNTGNPLPQGFNTVIMVENVVEQDADTVSIDAPAAPWQHVRRIGEDIVATELLIPQNTELSPYDVGALLSAGIFEVEVHENVRTTFIPTGDEVLDFRDRPAPKPGQVIESNSQVFLASARGMGMDAESVPTIPDRKDALTDAVRKALDSGSHVVVVGAGSSAGSKDFTRPVFEELGQVLVHGIAVMPGKPSLLAVTDERSGHPGRLLVGAPGYPVSAVVCFDELIAPLAAWLARKPVPAAHEVDVTLTTKVPSRPGMAEMLRLAVGRVGERIVATPLGRGAGLLTSMIKAQATTVIPADREGIDQGETVRARLLTHPRQLDSVLMHVGSHDNTLDLLANELMGRPCPVRLVSGHVGSMGGLNALKAESALFAGCHLFDPESGDFNFPFITRYLKNMDLTVVNLAIRHQGLMVAPGNPKGIRSVADLAREDVRFINRQRGAGTRILLDHHLTEATINPRTVRGYDQEEFTHMAVAVNVRTGAADCGLGIRAAATALGLDFVPLARERYDLVIPTRFMDDPRIAALRECIGMDATQDRIKELGGYETTLTGRIMQPGDGLQPKN
- a CDS encoding DVU0298 family protein: MSRFRRTKKDVRVILAASDWRQRLAELEQWEPGSLVAPLFSLRLDADEDVRWRTVVAFGLVAGRIAEANMEKARVLMRTFMWHMNEESGNLGWGIPEAMAEAMVNNARIADEFSSILASYIYCDSECDGNYLDHPDLRRGVFWGLGRLASVRPELVAPSVRFLRAGLEDEDAHNRGLAARALGILRDEEAAEPLQSLLQDASSVRVFQDDAMRETTVAVMAREAMDAIGVAPE
- a CDS encoding tRNA-binding protein, encoding MQTIEWSDFEKVELRTGTIVRVEEFPEARKPAYKLWVDFGEEIGVLKSSAQITDLYSFEELQGKQVVGVVNFPPRQIGPVRSQCLVTGFADKGGVVLAVPDRAVPNGLKLC
- a CDS encoding aminopeptidase, translated to MFSNEELKKYAETLWWGLETARTKSFEPGDFVLVRFDLEALPLAEAVFELLLEKKINPVMRLNMSTTMEKGFYGKANDDQLTVVAPGDEELMQNLNGLISLIAPSSLTHLKEVNPARIGQAAVARKFLRDIMEKREISGDFGWTLCVYPTKAYAEAAGMSIEEFKQQVVKACFLNEDKPFERWVSIFNEAEKVKSWLNGLDVETLHLTSESMDLTVTPGKDRRWLGVSGHNIPSFEIFLSPDWRGTTGTYYADQPSFRSGNYVEGVRLQFENGKVVESDAKEGAEFVRKQLAMDEGACRLGEFSLTDRRFSQIDRFMANTLFDENFGGEYGNCHVAVGASYADTYAGDQNALDEAKKQELGFNDSALHWDLVNTEPKTVTATLKDGSTVLIYENGEFQQ
- a CDS encoding 4Fe-4S dicluster domain-containing protein; translated protein: MTEHVSRRGFLKVLGLGGAGLFLPGTVEAAQRGEELATLLDISRCVGCGECVYACRESNGHKYPRPEKPFPPMYPKRVKVSDWSDRQDVDDRLTPYNWLFIQNAEVEHEGEVHDLNIPRRCMHCQNPPCANLCPWGACSREENGIVRINDDICLGGSKCKSVCPWDIPQRQTGVGLYKKLLPRFAGNGVMYKCDRCFERVAQGELPACIEVCPEGVQTIGPRDAIVKKAHELAESMNGFIYGEHENGGTNTLYVSPVPFDKLDKAVEKGPGRPGLELVPDMMNDEENLAMAAVLAPVAGLAAGVLGLGAALTKEDDDAE